CACATTTAAGCCTCCAAAGCGTGCTCCGGTGAAACCTGTTGACCTCGGTTGAATTTATGATGTTATTGCTTCATGCTCTTAGATTTCAAGTTTGTTTCATCTTTGGGTTTAAGACATAGTTATTTGATTCTTACATTACTCTTATTGTTATGGAATTATTGCTTTTCTACTATTTTACTGTTTTATGAATTACTTTTAGGAAATAAATCACATAGGGTGTATACCCTAAACCTGAccaataccctaaaccctaaattagaTGATTCAtaccctaaaacctaaattaGCTATGATtcataccctaaatcctaaattaaCTATGAttcataccctaaaccctaaattaacTTGGATTCATATCAAAAACTTTAATGTAGATAGGTTTCAAATACAATACCCTAAATCACATAAAGaatgaataataattttttgtttaaaaattaagaattaaGTATATTAACATGACGATTTTATAGATTATTAAGTTATAGTTATAGAAattagtattttcaaattttgtccTCATATAGTTCTCAGATGTCGATTTTAGTGTATTAGGGTGTAGTATTTTAGCAGCCAATATAAGGATTATAGAGTACAACCGTTTATGGTTTATACCCACTAGGCCCAACCGAAAGTTCTTAAAACCTGACCCTAAACCCGGATCCACACACCCCCAAACACgtgattttcttttcatttgtcgAAACTTAAGAAAATAAAGTTGAGAGAAAAGGGGATTAGGGTTCTTTGTCTGCGAATCCTGTGAATCTCGAAACGAAATCACAATGACCAGTTCGTCGACTTCTTCTGCTCGTTTTCCTCGAATCTCTAATCATGGTGTGCCCACAAGATGTTGGTGTGGCAAGGGTATAACCACTTTTGGTTCATCGACGGCGGAGAATAGGTATCGACAATTCTACAGATGCCAAATCGCAAGAGATGTAAGTCCTTGTTTCGATTTCGTGTTGCAGTTAAAACCATACTGACTGATTTTTGGTTTCTTTTGCGATAGAGACAAACTGAGAATCATCTATTTAAATGGATTGATGAAGCTTTGATTGACGAGATACGGATGGCAGATGCGAAACATGAGAGAGTTGCTCAAAAGATTACGAAGTTTGAAGAAAGGGTTATGGAAAAAGTGAAGTCCGAGATTGTTAGAGTTGAAGCTGAGATTTCGGAAAAGCTCAAAGAGAAGGTGAACTTGGAGATTGCTAGAGTTTCACAGGAGATGAAACAGAAGCTAAAGATTGCGACGGTGGCTATGGTTGTTGTGGGAGCAATCGTAGGAATATGGATTTCTCTTACTGTCTGAGCAAATTCCAGTGATTGGTTGCTTGTTGTCTGAGTTTGATGGGTTCAAAATAGCTTAAGTTTGCATTATTGTTTTCATTATGATCGACTATAATACACTTGATGGCTTCTTGTTGACTTTCGGTTGCTGACTATTATCACCTTCAGTTCACAATCTAATACTTATCGTTTGTTTTCTGTTGTTTCAAAGCTAGTAGCTTCAGTTTATTGCTTCAGTTCACTATATTCTTGTCTGAGTTTATTGGGTACGAAAGAGATTAATGTTACAGTAAAAATACAAGAGAGATAACAAGATGTCTAATATCCATAACGAAGAACAATAAAATCCAAAATCAAGCAAAACAAGTAAATCAAGTAACCAACAccataatgaaaaataaactaatcaaaagcaagaaaatccaaaacaaCGAACTGGCTAAATAACTCTGTCACATGTAGCTTTGTTATGATTCTGTTCACCACATCGACTGCATCTGCGCCTCTTTTTTTCTTGAGCTCCTTGCAATGAACGGAGTTTGTCTTCAACCGTCTCTTATCTgcgctttcttctccttcctgctcctcttcttgattcaGGAGGTACCACATTAGCATTCCGAACATCATTTGGAACAACCCAACTATCCTCAGGAACACCTATTGGATTGATAGTTTCTTGATAAGCTGTTCTCCAAGTGGAAGTCATGTACATGTCGTCCGTTAGTGAGGATGGGGCTCGACTAACTGTTAAACCAGCCTTGATTGCGTGTCTACATGGGATTTTCAGTAGGTCGTACTTCCCACAGAGCAGGTTCTTCTGTCCAAATCAACCAGGCAGTCGATTGTATCTCTGCGAACCAAAAAACGGTACTCGTCAACTGGCTGCACCAGAAACGTTTTATCCTTATTAATCCGCATGTCTATCTTTTTCTCGATGACAATAGTTAATGGTTTTGTGTACTTCATGCTTCGTGTGCGGCGTTCGAAGAACCAACATGTCAGCATTTCTCTGATGCTATCCAACAAAGGAATGACTGGATACTCTCTTGGTGTGCGCAAAGCAGAGTTTATTGATTCAGCTGGGTTTGTCGTCCTGATGTCATACCTGAATCCTGGAAACTGACAGCAAGCCCACTTTGTAATATCTGCATCTGTTAAATATTTTCCAATAGCTGGACTAATATTGCACACAGCTTGGAATCGCTTCTGAAAATCAATGACTCTATAAGATTTAGAAGCTTTTGCAATCAATCCAGCCAGTCCCTTTCCTCTGTAATGTGTGAGcacattattcaacaaatgTTGGATGCAAATTCCATGTTGAGAAAGAGGATACACATTCTCTATTGCCTTACAAAGTGAGGCATTTCCGTCTGACACAAAAGCTAGAGAATGCTCGTCCGCAACAACAACCTTTAGCTGTCTCATAAACCAATCCCATGAACGATCATTTTCTGAGTCCACAACCGCAAACGCAACAGGATACAAGTTAGGGTTTCCATCTAAAGCTGTCACAGCAAGTAATACCCCTTTGTATTTGCTCTTCAAAAATGTCCCATCAACAAAAGAACTTGTCGCATGGCTGTCTGAAAATCTTGTACTCATCGGCCAAACGAAACGAAGAGAAATCTGAATCTACCATCAACATCGGTTTCATAAAACGTATGCGTGCTTGGATTAGCTTCTCTCAGCATGTGCAAGTACTTTGGAATTTTTCTAAAACTCTTCTCCGGAATACCTCTAACCATGCTAATTGCAAACTCCGAGCATCCCATGCTAAGGACTTAGATATCTCGCATCCATGTTCCATCCTCATAATCTGTATGACATCATTAGTTTTGGGACCTTCTATCACACCATCGTACTTATGCATTATTAGACCGCCAATTTTTTTTGCAGAAGCTGTCCGACCACCATTATTCATACTCGACGCTGCGCATGTATGATCCTCCACATATTTATTGATGATGAAATATGTGGAACCTGATAACCCCTCAGCCCGAACACTCTATTTGCAAGGGTTGTATTTGCATCGGATGTACCAAAGTTTTCTGTCAGATTTCACAACTTTGTAATCGAAGTTATGCTTTATTGCTGACATTTTCAAAGCTGCTTTCAAcatggttttgttttgaaacgttTCACCCCTCTTCACAACATCCATCAAAGAAAACTGAACACTTTTTCCACTATCGTCTTCTTTTGCACTTATGGAgagaacatcatcttcttcatagCCGTTTGAGTTAGAATTATCTTCAACATCCTTGCTTGATTCAGGTGGAAACGAGGAAGGTTCACCTTGATCTCTGAAAGGCGAGTTAGATTTCTCATTATCAACCCCAATGTTGCCGTTGTTTCCACTGATAGGTGAAGTAGACACACACAACCTTGCAGAAGCTTTTCCACGTACATATGTAAGAAATTTTTTGACTTGCCGATCACTCTCAATGATAACTGGGGGATAGTCTATTGAACTGATTAACTCCATAGGTAAGTAGCTTAACTCAAACTCGACAAGATTTTGGTCAATTCCAAAATCTTCAAAAGCCATACACCTTAGGTCTTCAAAGGAACTTGTCAATTCCATGTACAGTACTCTACCTCGTTTGTTCTTATCAACCGCAAATCCCCATCCTTTAAGGGGATCAAATTTCCACAACCCACAAGAATCATAGATATGCATCTTcttcaataaaaaattaaaaatttttggatgaaaaaaaaaatcaaaatcgtcTCACCAAGAAAAAGtccacgattttttttttttaatatacttggaaaacacaaaatttaagaaaaatagatttataatatATTCTCTTAactaattttagaaatatttaagGAAAATATACAATTCGAAATTCGTAGAACATACATTACGTTGTCCGAAGAATAAAGGAATGTGGTAGATTATGGAATCATATTATGACAGTCATGATACATGGCAGATTTTGTCATTTCGCCTCTGtagatatatagaaaataatggTTAATCAAATCTACCGTAGTTCAGAAATAAAAGATATGGTAGTCGTTTAATTCTACCATGTCTACCGTAGTtcagaaataaaagaaatagtAGTCGTTCAATTCTACCATGCTAGAATTATAACAAATGGTCGATTTAACGTTCTGCTGGTTGCAGATATTCATGTAGTTAGCCGAATATGCAATCTATCTTCGTAGACACTAGATTATGTTTTCTGCCATCGGTAGaccaaaatatgaaattgtgtTCCACAAATATTTATTCAACAAAAGTATTTTTCATATGTTTGTCTCTTGTTTATatacattttctatatttttctatatttttctgatttttaaaataattgatatgattttttaaagttGATCAGAGGTATCTAAATTCAAATCTGACCTAAAAGAGATTTATGACAAAGGaataatgtatttgtttttCTATTCCGTTTGAcaattttttctaattattatttgttactcatgtgttatttttatttaagttcCTCGAGTTATTCATCCGAACTTCCAACATAAAGCAAAATAATTCtaagaaatatttaaattggATTTCAAATATcgcaaccaaaagaaaaaaataattattatgatTTGACATGTCAGCCAGTTAGATCGTGCATTTTTTTCTAGGTCATTGTCGTTTTCCTTATTTTCAGATTTATGCGGTTTAAAAACTCACAGGACCACTTGGTTTACTGATATGACAAGATTTTATGACAGCACAACTCGTACTCTcttctttgaaaattttaaaatttatagtagTATAAGGATGGATGattttacactaaaataattttatatcaaaatatattttaatgttataaaatatttgaaattttattttttactggATATAATAAATGTAATCTCTTTTTATTctaaagttatattttaaattttattagattttgCTGGTTTTGAATTAAAAAGACCACtaacaatttcttttttttttgtcagaaaatgcaaaattattaaattaaaaattaagaaaaatataatgatttatatttttttatatttgattttcattTCAGTTTGATGTAATTGAAGAAATCTAAAATAAGAACaactaatattttctatttctaagagtatcagattttaatattagtacaataattaacttttcacgataataaattaatacGACCACTTCCAAgctaaatcaatttaaaataaaatctaatgtgataaaattataaaaagttatattttaaagtaatatatgAATAGTTTCAATGatgtcataaataataattagtaagtatatattatgtaacaacaaatgatgttttataatatatgtgtgtttcagtttatattagattttcaatttataatgaaaattttCTTTAGTTTCTAATGTTTGACTAATTATGTTTTTGTGGATTATTTTAGCATTGGTTGaacgttttattaaaaaaaacttgttgGAAATTTTGCTCATGCtaatcgaaaatatttttatagattaacgatgttataaattaataaaatattatatttctagcaGAACTTTACTTGAGTTTCATACCCTATGAtatcaaataaaacataattattaataatctataaattaagatgaaccaaactggatacaaatattttttgaaaattgttttgttttttctttgaacGATAAACTAAAGAAAGTAACTAACTTTTTAATCTTTTCCGTGTTGGCTGTGTTGAATGCAAGTATATAATTCCTATCTAATCAAATAtagaaaatcatatataattacataataaaatagaacaaaataaCATGTTAGCTTTATACTCCGgcgcaaaacaatcaaagaataTGCAAACAATTATGCACATCAAAACTGCAGTTTCTGTTTCGAAACttacaataatttttcaatgaTTTCTGGAGATCCATCATTTTGTTTCATACTAATTTTGCTTCTCCATAAGCTTTGAGACTTGTTATCAATTCCATGTTACGGGTATAACTCACGTAAATTAGGAAGTGTCCTCCTGTGAGAACATAAATAATGGAGAAGTACGTTAGAGACTGATGGGAGGAGACCTCTACGATTTGCAACTAATATTGAACCTTACGTAGATGGCGTTACCAGTTACCACACCTTATATCTCCATGTATAAATCCAGACGCCAATTGAAGAAAGAGTAAATAATTAAGCATAAAAGTCCTAAGATAGTTGGATTCTTGAAGcgtttatttattaaatgtgacTGTGAGAACTCTTCTTATTAATGACAACATTCTATTGATAAAGGTGAGTAGCACATTTAAATTAATGACTCTAAGTAGACTACCTTACAATAGTTTACTCTTGAGTGGGATTACCTTACAATTGTTGTTTTTAAAGGTGCTGATTACTTTTTTTCCAATCACGTAGAACATTTAGGGTAGGTGAATCTTAAACTAATCTCCCAAATTATAATTTGGACCTTACCAAGTGTCTCCTAgagttttttttggtcaaaatgtgaatttcatattaaatatgAGAAAGATTAAGAAGTAAGATAATGAAAAAGGAGACAGACAAacataagttacaaaaaaagggAGGCACACGATCTTAAACTTTATGGTGGACTAAATATCTAAACCCTTACTTGTAAAACTTGAACTGAGAGAACTAAGTTATTCGTGGCAGCAAACGAAAATAAGTCTACATGCCAATGAGTTACGTGGGATTAGCTCTGGACTATGAGTAAACTTGTGAAGGTGTTAAAGCATACTGCGTCCACCATTACAGTCTCGAGCTTCTTTACACCAGTGTAAAGCATCCCACTTGCGGAGACACTGCCGGCTGGTGCACACAAAGACACAACATGGTATGACATTAATGCAAACAATTAGAGAGACATGTGGACATGTAGACTCTCGAGATACTTCTTCGCTCATCCTCTTTTGCTTCATAAAGATGGTAGGTTGAAGGATCGTATCAATTCCATATGTCCCTCTTGCCATCATAGTCGAGTTCACGGTCTATCCATACACGCCTTAGCATTGTGCGTCTTACATCACAATTTAAAGAAACGGAAAAAGTTAGAAACAAGAAcaagttcaaaacaaaaaaaacacgaTTTGTTTCATCTGTCAATATAACCAAGGTTTCAAAATAAGAGAAAGACAAACTTTTACGTGCCCCCTTCCTGTATTTTCCAGCTTGGTAGATCTCTGGACCTCGTCATACCATGACTTTGTGTAATTGGGAACGCTCTTCTATTTCCTTTGATGCTTCAGACACTGTCAAACCAACGAAAAAAAACCCAGAGTATTCAGTGTACATGACAAGCAAAACAATGCAGAGAATTAAGAAAGCATGCAATAGCCTACCGACTTTTCAGAGTTGAGATACCAAGGAACAGATGACATATACTAAAGACTGTTGAGGATTGATTTCATATGTTTTCCAGCCTATAGAGATTACAGAGGATAGAATGAGAAATACCTCTaggagaaaaaaatttatatctttACTGGTTGGTTGAGATTGTGACCTTCTCTTGAGAGAATGACTAATGAATCTGTGAGAATCATGTAACACCCAAACCTCAGCAAAACGAACTTCTGCAGAGTTGGAGCAGCACTTGGCTTTCAAATCGGCAAGGAGGATGAAGGAATTCGCCATTGCAGTAATCGGTTAGTAGAACAGGCTATTCTCCTTGATCTCGCCCAAGCTGTGATGTTCATGGTTGTTATTGTGGATATTTATAGTCGTAGCTTGAGCATGTTACTTTGGGGATCTGTTTAGGTCGATTGAATCCTGCAGAGTGGAGGAGTGGGTTAATTACGTAGAACCTGTGAGAGAATTAAGAATCAATTCGCCGTTAcagataagaaatcgaaaagttTTGCGTCATTCAAAGATTCTGGAGCTCGTAGGAGAAGTCTATCGCTCTAAAACAAAGCCAGGACGAAACATTTATTCATTACTGGGTTCAAAATGTTTAAAAcccaaacaaaaattattacaaaaccGCACAGTCCAATCGAAACAAATAAACAGAAACGCAGCTAATGTATGAATGACACGTGTCATTATTTGTCTCAAAGAGGGATAAAAGTCTATTTTATTAGTAAAGAATAGATATTGCGActaggcctgggacggatcggatatccgggcaattttaaggtatccggatccggatccttatccggcggatccataattttactatccttatccggatccggggttctcggatatccgggtgtcggatatcctcctaaaaattgtaatatccggcggatatccggatccggatttagatccttaaaataaataaaaaataatattaatatatatatataaaatattaacaataatttaaaatatatatatatatataacatctttaattatttctatgtacaatattacaaaatttacataaaatttatatatattattataaaaatgaaaatatattaaataaaattaatttttatatatagatattactatttttgaaatatttattaataaaacttacggatccggatatcctgacttaaaaattaagatatccggatccggatccggctttgacggatctaacattttactatccggatccggattcggcccctccggatatccggattttcggatcggatccggatcgaatctcggatcgaatccggatctcggataaaagtctcaggcctaattgcgacaacaacaataataattatatacagTATATGGGTTTCGTGAGATAATCAAAAAGGGGTTTTATGATGCACGTGAATTCTTTATATAAGGAATCTTCACGTAAGGCAAACTTAATATCGTTTTTGAGAAGAGCAAAAGTCAACGTGAGGTACTCACACGACAACCACGATCAGAAAACAATCCGTTCAACAGAGGGAATTTCGGCGACGTCAATCCATGATCAAATTTCAGAGACAAGATATTTATATTGCTGCACAATCTTAAATCATTCGTTTCAAAGTCTTGCTGCAAAAATTTACAGGTATATTCAAACGTTATTAAGATTTAGATTTAGTTTGGTCGAGATTTAGATTTTGcgaatttagatttttttttacttgtattATATACACAGTTATAAATCTCTAAATTTCAATAGCAATAATGAaaactaagagcatctccaacaatacttaattaaaattttctaaacaatacttaaacttatatttttaatataaattacttaaatgGCTCTTTGCATAACAATAAAAAGTATCAAAATGATGCTTTTGTAAACAGAAgaagtaaaatttatatttttaatataatttatttacatacttaaacttaattttattttctaaattggtTACTGAAAGTGAGACATGCATCTCAATAGCTTCTAAATAAGTTTTCATAGTTTcttgattaaatattttttgtcaaaaaattgAGATGTTTTACATAGTCCATATTCTTAGGATTTGTAACGTACGTGATATTCTCTAGTCAAGGAGACTAGAGCACGATGCATGTGTGTTTAATTATCATCCACCGaaacttgattaataaaatGAGTAGTTGATAGAGAATATATTTACTTAAGAGCTACTGCTGGAAAACTCTAATAAGAAACAAccttatatatctatctataatagTAACAGGAAGAACATTTCCAACTGTTCTTTATGTtgagaaaacataaaaatatgaaGGATAAGTTTTCCAGTAATAAATTATCTTGAGGtaaaatttaagtttataaACATCAACGCATGAAATTGAATGAAAAACTACTTACAAACTTATTTTGATgttgaaattatttatttacaaattgattctcaaaattttatatagatttattGTATATCTAAAATCTTTGTGATTAATACTGCAATTACAAATTTATTAGTGATTGCATTCTCACAATTATCAGTTcatataaatcattatatattttattgtaaattaaatttatgTCCATAATAAAGGCTCAGTTATAATAAAATTACGGTTgggtaaaattgaaaattttaaaaacaaaaaaatggttAGAATTTAGTAGTGAATAGtgatagtaaaatatatttgaaatttttccAAACCGAAATATTATGGCTATATGattaaatcattatttatatttagatttaatgtccaaaaaatccaaaattttaaaaatattttgaagttgtctaaaatacttgaaatatatacaaatagacaaaattaaatatctacaataagctaaaaatattaattacatcaaaatatttaaattatctgTTGATTCTCCATCTAACTATTCAAGATAAACCAActtttatgttaagtttaagtattttagcatatattattcaaatttatatgttatatattattttatttttagatttttataaaattaaagtatatgtgagttttaaattttaaaaataatttaaataggttatccGAACCTGAACCTGGACCGaactaaaatttagaaatactcGAATGAGACTGAAATCTTTAATCCTAAAAATCCGAATAAGCCCTAATCGAATCCGTGGATATCCGAACGTCCACTCCTATATATAACCATTGGAGATATACTTTGCCCAAAGAGCATAAGATAATTAgtacaaaaattacaaaataccATTTCTTTATCataagtgctaagtttttttccttttacccACTTCTGATCTTATTGTATGTCATAAATGGTGTTATATTTTCAGAGAGAATCATATTTACTTTCACTTCAACTATTATCATACCAATCGGGTGGATAACTTTTCATCTATCTTTTCGCTAATAACTGTAAAAAGAgtaaaattgtttattttgagtaactatttattttaaaagttaatttacTCCACGTTTCATTGAAAACTTTCCAATCAAgtcaaatacattttttttatgttttattctaTTTACTATTTAAATGGAGAAAAACACACACTCAACTTTACTTCATATTTTGCTAGAATAGTACTCCTACGGTGTTATTATTGGCACTAAGATTTTCTCACGACACCGTAACCCTCTGACGCTGGATAGTACCTTTAATTTGACATCTTGGTATAGAAGACTGTTAGTTAAGggttaattaaaatattaactgaTGCATTTAAGCATGTATTTATCTTGTAAGAAATGCATTTGTAGCATGTGTGTATAAAGTACCTGAGTAACCATACAActcatcaaaagaaaaaaggaaaataaataaaataacagaGAGAAATATTCGAAGATGAATGCCATGAAGTTTGTTGTCCTTTTGATCTTTGTTGGAGTTGTGTGTGCCAATGTTGGCACAAGGCAGCTCGAAGAAGTGTCTAAAGAGACAAAGTTAGGCATCTCTGTTCCCAAAACTGCCATTACGAACGGCATTGGAGCTGAGCTTAGCAGAGTTCATGAAATATTGTCGGtacaagagatcttcaacaAGGATCAAGTAAATCTGGTAAAGAATGAATCTTTTTAGTACGGCTCagatgatgcagttaggcgtagatccTCATAAAACAtttagtattgtcggttgttgaattatatatgtaatatttttcataaactCTGCTAAGCTCAGCTCCAATGCCGTTCGTAGTGACAGTTTTGGGAATAGAGATGCCTAACTTTGTCTCTTTAGACACTTCTTCGAGCTGCCTTGTGCCAACATTGGCACACACAACTCCAACAAAGATCAAAAGGACAACAAACTTCATGGCATTCATCTTCGAATATTTCTCtctgttattttatttattttccttttttcttttgatgagTTGTATGGTTACTCAGGTACTTTATACACACATGCTACAAATGCATTTCTTACAAGATAAATACATGCTTAAATGCAtcagttaatattttaattaaccCTTAACTAACAGTCTTCTATACCAAGATGTCAAATTAAAGGTACTATCCAGCGTCAGAGGGTTACGGTGTCGTGAGAAAATCTTAGTACTATTcttaggattttttttattttatttttttttgctcttgTTTTCAAC
This genomic stretch from Brassica napus cultivar Da-Ae chromosome C9, Da-Ae, whole genome shotgun sequence harbors:
- the LOC106412528 gene encoding uncharacterized protein At4g04775-like, with translation MTSSSTSSARFPRISNHGVPTRCWCGKGITTFGSSTAENRYRQFYRCQIARDRQTENHLFKWIDEALIDEIRMADAKHERVAQKITKFEERVMEKVKSEIVRVEAEISEKLKEKVNLEIARVSQEMKQKLKIATVAMVVVGAIVGIWISLTV
- the LOC106412529 gene encoding uncharacterized protein LOC106412529 encodes the protein MHKYDGVIEGPKTNDVIQIMRMEHGCEISKSLAWDARSLQLAWLEIQISLRFVWPMSTRFSDSHATSSFVDGTFLKSKYKGVLLAVTALDGNPNLYPVAFAVVDSENDRSWDWFMRQLKVVVADEHSLAFVSDGNASLCKAIENVYPLSQHGICIQHLLNNVLTHYRGKGLAGLIAKASKSYRVIDFQKRFQAVCNISPAIGKYLTDADITKWACCQFPGFRYDIRTTNPAESINSALRTPREYPVIPLLDSIREMLTCWFFERRTRSMKYTKPLTIVIEKKIDMRINKDKTFLVQPVDEYRFLKNLLCGKYDLLKIPCRHAIKAGLTVSRAPSSLTDDMYMTSTWRTAYQETINPIGVPEDSWVVPNDVRNANVVPPESRRGAGRRRKRR